CTGAGCCTGCCGGCCGAAACGCAGATGTGGCTGTTCTGGCTCATCTTCGCGGCCTTCGCCGTGAAGATGCCCATCTTCCCCTTCCACACCTGGCAGCCCGACACCTACACCGAGGCCCCGGCTCCGGCCACCATGCTGCTCTCGGGCATCATGCTGAAAATGGGCATCTACGGCTGCATGCGCTGGCTGCTGCCCGTGGTGCCCCTGGGCGTGGACTACTGGCAGAACCTGGTGCTCATCCTGTCCATCATCGGCATTATCTACGGCGGCATCATCGCCATTCGGCAGCAGGATGTGAAGCGGCTCATTGCTTACTCCTCCCTCTCGCACGTGGGGCTGATGATTGCCGGGGTGTTTTCGCTGACCCAGATTGGCTTGCAGGGCGCCAGCATTCAGATGCTGGCCCACGGCATCAACGTGGTGGGCATGTTCTTCGTGGCCGACGCCATTGAGCGCCGCACCGGCACCCGCCTCATTCCCGACCTGGGCGGCCTCACCCGCCGCACGCCGGTGCTGAGCGTGTGCTTCCTGGTGCTGCTGCTGGGCACAGTGGCCCTGCCCCTTACCAATGGCTTCGTGGGCGAGTTCCTGCTGCTGCAAGGCCTGTATCAGTTCAATCCTTGGATGGGCGCCGTGGCCGGCCTCACCATTATTCTGGGCGCCGTGTACCTGCTGCGCATGTTTCAGCGCGTCATGCTCGGCCCCGACTCGTCCTTCTCCGCCACCATTACCGACCTGACCGGCGCCGAGCTGGCCGTGCTGGTGCCGCTCATCGTGCTGGTGTTCTGGATTGGCTTGTTCCCGAACACCTTCCTGCACCTGTCGGAAGGCAGCGTGCTGGGGATTTTGAACGAGGTAGTGAAACGGTAGCCCTGCGTCCCAGGGCTGAAGCCCTGGGCTACGTAGTGGCTCCACTCTTCCACCTTCTGGCTATTCGGGCCAATTTTGCAAACGCTCCATAGCCCAGGGCTTCAGCCCTGGGAACTCCAGCCGACCATATGAATTCCATCATTCTGCTTTCCGTTCTGGGCCTGGGCAACCTGTTTCTGGGGTTCCGGCGCTCCAACCGGCTGCTCTTGCCGGCGGCCATGCTCATGCTGGGCCTGGTGCTGACCGTGAATTTTCTGGACTGGGGTTCGGGCCCGCAGTCGTTTTTCAGCGGTATGCTGGTCGTCAACGACTTCTCGGTGGCCTTCACGGGCATCGTGGTGCTGACGGCGCTGGTGCTGATTCCCTTCTCCCAGAAGTACGTGCACGACGGCGAGGCCAACCTGGCCGAATACTACTCGCTGCTGCTGTTTTCGCTGGTGGGCGCCATCATGCTGGTGAGCTACAACCACCTGCTGATGCTGTTTCTGGGCATTGAGATTCTGAGCGTGGCCATGTACGTGCTGGCCGGTTCCGACAAGCGCAACCTACGCTCCAACGAAGCTGCCCTGAAGTATTTCCTGATGGGCGCGTTTTTCACCGGCGTGCTGCTGTTCGGGATGGCGCTGGTGTACGGGGCCACGGGCACGTTCGTGCTGGAAGACATTCGCTTTGCGGTGCAGAACCCGGTGAACGACTCACTCACGCCCATGCTCTACATCGGCATGCTGCTTATGCTGGTTGGCATTGGCTTCAAGGTATCGGCCGCGCCCTTCCACTTCTGGACGCCCGACGTATACGAGGGCACGCCCACGTTCTTCGCGGCGTTTATGAGCACGGTGGTGAAGACGGCTGGTTTTGCGGCCTTCCTCAAGCTGCTAGTGCAGGCGTTTCCGGCCGCTTCGGCCCAGGGCCTATGGCTGCCCACGCTCACGGCCATGTGCGTGCTGACGTTGCTTATCGGCAACGTGGGCGCCGTGACGCAAACCAGCGCCAAGCGCATGCTGGCCTACTCCAGCGTGTCGCACGCCGGCTATTTGCTTGTTGCGCTGGTGGCGTTCAATGGGGAGCTGGAAGGCCCCTCGGCCAACGGCATCTTTTTCTATTCCCTGGCTTACTCGGTGGCTACGGTGGCTGCCTTTGCGGTGCTGAAGCTGGTAGCTGACCAGCGCCAGCGCGAGGACTACAACGGCCTGAACGGCCTGGCCCGCACCAACCCGCTGCTGGCTTTTGTGATGACCGTGGCCATGCTGTCGTTGGCTGGTATCCCGCTCACGGGTGGCTTTTTTGGTAAGTTCTTCGTGTTTTCGGCCGCTGTCGAAAACGGTTATATCGGGCTGGTGGTGTTTGCGGTGGTGATGTCGATGGTGAGCATCTACTACTACCTGCGCCCCATCATTGCCATGTACATGCGCCCTGCCGACGACACCACGGCGGCACCCATACCTGTTACAACTTTTCAGTCGGGGGCGCTGCTCCTGCTGGCTCTACTAACGGTGGTGCTGGGCGTGCTGCCGGGCCTGGTGAGCGGTATTTTGTAGTAGGAGAGGTGAGACATGAGAGGTGAGACATGAGATGCCAGAGCATTTCGTTCTGAATCACAAGCAAAAGAGCGGCCCCATGTGGGGCCGCTCTTTTTTCGTAGCTCTGTTTTCAGGAGCTACTTGCGCGTTACCCGCACATCGACGCGGCGGTTTTGGGCGCGGCCTTCGGGGGTGTCATTGCTGGCAACGGGGTGCTCCTGGCCATAGCCCTCGGCCTGCACCCGCAGCGGGTCGAGGCCGTTGTCCAGCAGGGCTTTGCGGGCGGCGTTGGCCCGGTCGGCGCTGAGGAGCAGGTTAGGCTCGGCCGGACCCACGTTATCGGTGTAGCCGCCGAGCTTGATGGTGGCGCTGGGAAAGGCCTGGAGAATCAGCATGATGTTGCGCAGCTGGGCCTGCGACTCCGGCGTGAGCGTGGCCTTGCCCGTGTCGAAATACACCCGGTCGAGGCTTAGCCAGCCCTGGGTGTTGTCGGCGCTGACGGTCTGGCTGGCGTCGCTGAGGAATTGATACAGGCGCACTTCCACGGAGTTGGCTCCCACGTTGAGCACGGTGCCATCGGGAAGGCGCAGCTCGGTGGGGGCGCCCACTTCGTAGATGTAGTTGCCGGTGGCTTCGTCCAGTTGGCCGGTGGGGGCAGGCGGCGCGGGAGCCGGGGCGGGCTCGGTCGTAGTGGTGTCCGGCACGGCCAGCGTAGTAGACTGGGGGTTCCGGTTGCAGCTGCGCGTAAAATACCACAGCGCCGCTAGGCCCAGCACCAACAGCAGCAGCCAGGGCCAGCGGGCCGGCGTACGGCGCGCTGGCTCAGAAGTGCCTACTGCCTGCCCGGGCGCCGCGGGGCTCGTGGGACTGATGGCAGTACCCGGCCCATCGGCAGCAGGGTGAGCCGTGGGGCTTACCCTATCGGTGAGGGTAGTGGTGCCCAGCCCCAGCCCCGGAAACAGATTGCCCAGGTTGCCCGGCAGGCTACTCAGGGCACTCAGCACGCCGCCGCGCTGGTCGTTGAGGTAGGTGCTGAAGCCCCGCTCGTCGAGGTTGCTCTGGGCAGCGTGGCGGCCCAGCAGTCCCAGCACCACGGGCACGGCCATGCTCAGCAGGCTGCTGGTGGTAGCCGGCCGCACCCCGGCCGCCTGGCTGACCTCCTCCACGGCCGGCGCATAATGCAGGCCCAGCCCGGAGCGCAGCAGCTCGGTGCCCCGGCTCAGCAAATCTTTATCGACGGCCTGGGCTGCGGTGCCTGCCGCGGCTGTGCCGCCCAGCAGGCTGCTTAGGTTGCCCAGCAGGTTGCTGCCGTGAGCCTGCCGGGCCAGGTGCAGCAGGTCGGCGGTGCCGCCGGGCTGCTGGGCTCTGGTAAACAGGGCCCCCAGCACCAGGGGCACCCCGCTGCGCAGAGCTGCCCCAATGCTGCTTTCATTTTCGCCTAAGGCAGTGCTCACCTGGCGCGTGGTGTCGCCCCCGAAATAGTTCTGCACGAGGTCAAGTAGGTTCTGGCTCATCGAGAGTGGGTTGGAGTAGAGAAAGGAAATGGTATCCATACGCACTCCTGCCCCCGAGGGCTGCCCAAGCGGCCCTCCTCCCGCGCGGGTTTAGCAAAGCCAGGTTGCGGATGACAGCAACACGTTTATACCCTTCCCGCCCATACTTTCGGGTGCGTATGCAGCTGTCCTGGCACCTGGCACACCCCGCCTCCTGGCTTAGGCCAAGGCCGGCCGGCTCAGCATCCACAGGCCCACTAGGGTAATTAGCAACTGGCGGCGTGGTTTGAACATGGCAGCAACGATTATTCTCCAACAACTTCCCGGAGCCCTTAGCCAGCTTCGGCAACCGGAAGGCAAGATGCAGTGCGAGGTACCGGCTGTCAATGACATGATGATGTGAGGTGGTGGCAGGTGGTGACAGGTGACAGGTAACAGGTGACAAGTAGAACGTCCTGCTGAGCACAGCGCAGCGGAGTCGAAGCATCTCTCCCGCTTCGTTGAACGATTGAGTTAGCCAGAGGGAGAGATGCTTTCCTGCGGCGACCTTCGGTTCGGCTGCGCGGACGCCAGATGAAGCAGGACAATACCACCACAACGAAGCGGGAGAGATGCTTCGACTCCGCTCAGCATGACAGACGTGTTACCTGTCACCTGTCACTTACCACCTGTCACCTGTCACTTGCCACCTGTCACTTATCACCTCAACTCACGCCAGCCCTTGGCGCAGGGCTTTGCTGACGGCTTCGGTCATGGAGCGGACGTGGAGCTTCTCGTAGATTTTTTTGATGTGGGAGCGGACGGTATCGAGAGAAATGCTCCGGTCGGCGGCAATCATCTTGTAGCTGTAGCCTTCCACCAGCAAGCCCAGAATTTCCTGCTCGCGGGCACTCAGGGCCGTCGACAGCTCATCGGCGGATGGGCGGGCGGCGGGGCGCGGAAACAGGCGCAGCACCTGGCGCGCAATGCCGGGCGTCATGGGGGCGCCACCGGCCCGCACCTCGGCCACGGCGTCCAGAATTTTGGCGGGCGGGGTTTTCTTGAGCAGGTAGCCATCAGCGCCGGCGCACACGGCCTGGAACACCCGGTCGTTTTCCTCGAACACCGTCAGCATCACCACCTGCACCTGCGGGGCCACGGCCTTGATGCGGCGCAGCCCCTCGATACCGTTGGCGCCGGGCATGTCGATGTCCATGAGCACCACGTCGGGGCGCAGGCGGATCAGGTCCTCCTCCACGCGGGTGCAGTTGCCCAGCGCCCCGGCCAGCGTCAGGCCCGGCGCTTGGCTCAGCAGCTGGCTTAGGCTGGTGCGCAGGTCGGCATTGTCTTCGTAGAGCAGCACGCGCGTAGCAGTTTCCATAAAGCAGGCAGGTACGAGAAATTCAGTTAAGATACGCGCCCCTAGCTGCGCTGGCTACTACATGATGATGTGAGGTGGTGACAGGTGACAAGTGACAGGAAGACCGTCATGCTGAGCGCAGGCGTAGCCGCAGTCGAAGCATCTCTACCGCGGGCTAACTCCAATCGTGCAGACGAAGCGGGAGAGATGCTTCGCGGGGCGGACGCCAGATGGAGCATGACGGCCTACCTGTTACCTGTCACCACCTCACCACCTGCCACCACCTCACATCATTACCATTTCACCGGAATGCGCAGGCTGAGGGTGGTGCCGTGGCCGGGGGCGGAGGTGATGTTGAGCTGGCCGTGAAGGGCGGCGGCGCGGGCGTGCATGTTGGCCAGGCCGTTGCCGCTGCCCTGGGCCGGCGCGGTGGGGTCGAAGCCCACGCCGTCGTCCTGGACGGTGAGGTGGAGCAGGCCGTGCTGGTGCTGCAAGCGGATGGTGGCGTGCTGGCAGTGGGCGTACTTCACCAGGTTGTTGAGGGCTTCTTTGAAGATGAGAAAAAATTCCCGGCGGGCGCGCATGTCCAGCTTCAGGCCCTGCAAGGAGGTATCGGCCCGGAAAGTAAACTCGATGCCAGCCGCTTCAAGCACCTCGGAGGCCAGGCGGCGCATGCGGGCCGTCACATCGTCTACAGAATCATGAGCGGGGTTGATGGCCCACACGATGTCGTCCATGGCGTCCAGCATTCGCCGGGAAGATTCGCCGATTTGGGCCAGCACGGCGGCGGCCTGCTCGGGGCGGTGCTGGCGCTGGTGGCCCTCGGCAATCTGGCTCAGAATAGAAATGGAGCTGAGCGTGGAGCCCATGTCGTCGTGCAGGTCGCGGGCAATGCCGTGGCGCACCCGCTCCAGGGTCAGCAGCTGGCGTATGCGCAGGCTGTAGAGCCAGAACAGCACACCGAAAACCACCCAGCTCAGCCCCACCCGAAACCACCACGTGCGGTACCAGGGCGGCTCCACGACAATGCGCAGGGCGGTGCCCACGGGGTTCCAGAGGCCGTCGTTATTGGCGGCCCGCACCCGAAACGTGTACGTGCCGGGGTCGAGGTTGGTGTAGGTGGCCTCGCGGCGCGTGCCGGCGGGCACCCAGTCGGGGTCAAAGCCTTCGAGCAGGTAGGCGTACCGGTTTTTGACGGGGTTGCGGAAGTTGAGGGCCGCAAATTCGAGGGTAAAGAAATAGTCGCGGGGCGAGAGGCGCAGCACCCGCCGCTCCGTGATACTGGTGTCGGGCAGGTCGACGGACTGGTTGAAGCGGCGCAGACCGGTGAGCACCACGGGCGGCGGCGCGGGGTTGGTGTGCACGGCTTCGGGCCGGAAGGCAACCAGGCCCTGCACCCCGCCGAAGTACAGGCGCCCAGTGCGCGAGCCGCGGCAGGCGGCGCCGGCGTTGTACTCGTCCTGTAACAGCCCGTCGCGCTGGTCGAAGGTATGCAGCTGGCCGGTAGCGGGCTGCAAGCGGGCCAGGCCCTGGTTGGTAGACAGCCACAGCTGGCCGGCGCGGTCCTCCACCAGGCCGTACACCACGTCGTTGGGCAGGCCCTGCGGCTCCCGAAACGTGGTGAAGCGGCCCGTGCCGGTGGTATCGTCGAGGCGGCAGAGGCCCCCGCCTTCGGTGCCCACCCACAGCCGCCCGGCCCGGTCCTGCCACAGAGCCCGCACAAAGTTGCTGCTGAGGCTGCGGGCCTGGCGCGGCTGGGCCCAGTAGGTGCGGCCGCGGCCGGTGGTGGGGTCGAGCCGGCACAGGCCGCCCCCGCCGGTGCCCACCCACAGCTGCCCGCTGCGCCGGTCCAGCAGCATGGCGCGCACAAAGTTGTTGCTGAGCGAGTGCGGGTCGCGCGGGTCGTGCCGAAACACGGTGCTACGCCCGGTAGCGGGGTCGAGCCGGCTCAGGCCGCCCTCGGTGCCTACCCACAGCCGCCCGCGGGGGTCGTAGTAGAGGGCCCGCACGAAATTGTCGCCCAGGGAGCCGGGCACGCCGGGCTGGTGGCGGAAGTGGCGGAAGCGGGTGGCGCCGGGCGCCAGGCAGCTCAGGCCCTGGCTCTGGGTGCCCACCCACAGCCGCCCGGCCCCGTCGAAGCAGAGGGCCCGCACAAAGTCCTGGGCCAGGCTGCCGGGGTCCTGGGGCTGGTGGCGCAGCTGCCAGCGGCGCCCGGTGGCGGGGTCGTGCCCGATGAGGCCCTGGGTTTCGGTGCCGGCCCACACGCGGCCGGCCGCGTCCTCGGTCACGGCCCACACGGCTTCGGGCACGGCGGCCAGCGGCACGGCCGTGAAGGGCGAAGGGCGCGGGTCGAGGCAGGCCGCGCCTTCTTCAGTACCCACCCACAGCAGCCCGCTCCGGTCCTGAAACAGGCTTTGCACCACATTGTGGGGCAGGATGCTCGCCTGGCCGGGCTGGTGGCGGTACACAATCCACTGCCTGCCCAGGCCGGGCGGCAGCCGGTACAGGCCGCC
This region of Hymenobacter sp. YIM 151500-1 genomic DNA includes:
- a CDS encoding complex I subunit 4 family protein encodes the protein MLTVLLLLWPVAAALLLHFFKGRASRVAAFGAALVELVLAVFAAVTFNANNAGQFSYDLPWIASAGIRFSVGMDGLSLLLVLLTALLVPLILLSAFRRNFENESVFYALVLFMQTGLIGVFTAQDAFLFYFMWEVALIPIYFLAGVWGGQDRARITFKFFLYTIVGSLFMLAGFVYLYFQTGPSADGLAAHNSALTSFYNLSLPAETQMWLFWLIFAAFAVKMPIFPFHTWQPDTYTEAPAPATMLLSGIMLKMGIYGCMRWLLPVVPLGVDYWQNLVLILSIIGIIYGGIIAIRQQDVKRLIAYSSLSHVGLMIAGVFSLTQIGLQGASIQMLAHGINVVGMFFVADAIERRTGTRLIPDLGGLTRRTPVLSVCFLVLLLGTVALPLTNGFVGEFLLLQGLYQFNPWMGAVAGLTIILGAVYLLRMFQRVMLGPDSSFSATITDLTGAELAVLVPLIVLVFWIGLFPNTFLHLSEGSVLGILNEVVKR
- a CDS encoding NADH-quinone oxidoreductase subunit N, with protein sequence MNSIILLSVLGLGNLFLGFRRSNRLLLPAAMLMLGLVLTVNFLDWGSGPQSFFSGMLVVNDFSVAFTGIVVLTALVLIPFSQKYVHDGEANLAEYYSLLLFSLVGAIMLVSYNHLLMLFLGIEILSVAMYVLAGSDKRNLRSNEAALKYFLMGAFFTGVLLFGMALVYGATGTFVLEDIRFAVQNPVNDSLTPMLYIGMLLMLVGIGFKVSAAPFHFWTPDVYEGTPTFFAAFMSTVVKTAGFAAFLKLLVQAFPAASAQGLWLPTLTAMCVLTLLIGNVGAVTQTSAKRMLAYSSVSHAGYLLVALVAFNGELEGPSANGIFFYSLAYSVATVAAFAVLKLVADQRQREDYNGLNGLARTNPLLAFVMTVAMLSLAGIPLTGGFFGKFFVFSAAVENGYIGLVVFAVVMSMVSIYYYLRPIIAMYMRPADDTTAAPIPVTTFQSGALLLLALLTVVLGVLPGLVSGIL
- a CDS encoding OmpA family protein, whose translation is MDTISFLYSNPLSMSQNLLDLVQNYFGGDTTRQVSTALGENESSIGAALRSGVPLVLGALFTRAQQPGGTADLLHLARQAHGSNLLGNLSSLLGGTAAAGTAAQAVDKDLLSRGTELLRSGLGLHYAPAVEEVSQAAGVRPATTSSLLSMAVPVVLGLLGRHAAQSNLDERGFSTYLNDQRGGVLSALSSLPGNLGNLFPGLGLGTTTLTDRVSPTAHPAADGPGTAISPTSPAAPGQAVGTSEPARRTPARWPWLLLLVLGLAALWYFTRSCNRNPQSTTLAVPDTTTTEPAPAPAPPAPTGQLDEATGNYIYEVGAPTELRLPDGTVLNVGANSVEVRLYQFLSDASQTVSADNTQGWLSLDRVYFDTGKATLTPESQAQLRNIMLILQAFPSATIKLGGYTDNVGPAEPNLLLSADRANAARKALLDNGLDPLRVQAEGYGQEHPVASNDTPEGRAQNRRVDVRVTRK
- a CDS encoding response regulator encodes the protein METATRVLLYEDNADLRTSLSQLLSQAPGLTLAGALGNCTRVEEDLIRLRPDVVLMDIDMPGANGIEGLRRIKAVAPQVQVVMLTVFEENDRVFQAVCAGADGYLLKKTPPAKILDAVAEVRAGGAPMTPGIARQVLRLFPRPAARPSADELSTALSAREQEILGLLVEGYSYKMIAADRSISLDTVRSHIKKIYEKLHVRSMTEAVSKALRQGLA
- a CDS encoding sensor histidine kinase, which gives rise to MKKSAAFWFLALCASLRTAAQPAPGIPIPLFRPLTTAQGLAENSVYAIAQDRRGFLWLATQDGLSRYDGSTCRTFRTDPQRAGSLSSNYALALAADPASGAVWVGTGGGGLACYQPLTGQFTTFQRTTPDTTGLTNNFVRAVLVDRRGQVWAGTENGLHCLAPGQRRFRRVPLPGPGLRRNSIRALALAADGRLWAGTGEGVVAWLDTARQELRAAGAPLGSAVTALAADPATGALWVGTEAHGLRRWAAAGEKPGPVVAALPRAIRAVQLDAAGHVWVGTGGGGLYRLPPGLGRQWIVYRHQPGQASILPHNVVQSLFQDRSGLLWVGTEEGAACLDPRPSPFTAVPLAAVPEAVWAVTEDAAGRVWAGTETQGLIGHDPATGRRWQLRHQPQDPGSLAQDFVRALCFDGAGRLWVGTQSQGLSCLAPGATRFRHFRHQPGVPGSLGDNFVRALYYDPRGRLWVGTEGGLSRLDPATGRSTVFRHDPRDPHSLSNNFVRAMLLDRRSGQLWVGTGGGGLCRLDPTTGRGRTYWAQPRQARSLSSNFVRALWQDRAGRLWVGTEGGGLCRLDDTTGTGRFTTFREPQGLPNDVVYGLVEDRAGQLWLSTNQGLARLQPATGQLHTFDQRDGLLQDEYNAGAACRGSRTGRLYFGGVQGLVAFRPEAVHTNPAPPPVVLTGLRRFNQSVDLPDTSITERRVLRLSPRDYFFTLEFAALNFRNPVKNRYAYLLEGFDPDWVPAGTRREATYTNLDPGTYTFRVRAANNDGLWNPVGTALRIVVEPPWYRTWWFRVGLSWVVFGVLFWLYSLRIRQLLTLERVRHGIARDLHDDMGSTLSSISILSQIAEGHQRQHRPEQAAAVLAQIGESSRRMLDAMDDIVWAINPAHDSVDDVTARMRRLASEVLEAAGIEFTFRADTSLQGLKLDMRARREFFLIFKEALNNLVKYAHCQHATIRLQHQHGLLHLTVQDDGVGFDPTAPAQGSGNGLANMHARAAALHGQLNITSAPGHGTTLSLRIPVKW